A stretch of Salvelinus alpinus chromosome 4, SLU_Salpinus.1, whole genome shotgun sequence DNA encodes these proteins:
- the LOC139573532 gene encoding myb/SANT-like DNA-binding domain-containing protein 4 has translation MATRAAYFSPSEAQILMEAYEEVKDIIKKKGNTATVIKQREKAWQSIADRLNALNMNGPKRTWQQVKIKYKNILQNAVKKNTHRQGTGGGSPKADLTPAEDMALELNKGRPVLEGIPGGKETSIGSSQDATRFIQVSGSTVFLLEPPAQAPDDADPGEGPSAAATAHDGDDDEEETISLDSRRHEDPDAIQWENQPGNISSQAIRKLYGNHLRRQIELADIDIQYKKKKMENLALESEIKKEDN, from the exons atggcaactagagccgcgtacttttccccgtcggaagcacaaatcctcatggaggcatacgaggaggtaaaagatataattaagaagaaaggcaacaccgccacagtgataaagcaaagagaaaaagcgtggcaaagtattgcagaccgcctgaatgc attaaacatgaacgggccaaaacggacatggcagcaggtcaaaatcaaatacaagaacattctgcagaatg cagtgaaaaagaatacccacagacaaggcacgggtggtgggtcaccaaaggctgaccttaccccagcagaggacatggccttggagctaaataaaggcaggcccgtcttagaggggatccctggggggaaagagacgagcataggttcctcccaagatgccacccgcttcattcaag tgtctggcagcactgtgttcctgttagagccaccagcacaagcaccagacgatgctgatcca ggtgaaggccccagtgcagcagcaacagcacatgatggagacgatgatgaggaggagaccatctctctggattccagaaggcatgag gacccagatgctatacagtgggaaaaccagcctggcaacata agctcacaagctatcagaaagttgtatggcaaccacctccggcgccaaatagaactggcagacatagacattcagtacaagaagaaaaagatggaaaatcttgcactggagtccgaaataaaaaaagaggacaattag